Genomic segment of Psychrobacter sanguinis:
TATCCAATAAGCGCTCTTTTTTTTGGTCATTCATTTGCCAAGACTGTCATGACAGTATTAACTGGCAGCCGGAAGTTTTACAACACCTTGTGAGTGTCGATAAGGCTAATAATCCTCAAGGCCAAGTGACGGCTTCCCCTTTTACTTTAGATATACAGGCAGCTGCCCCGCATACCAGTTATATACGCTCTGCCATTATTGCTTTTAAATATAAAGAGCAGGTAGACGCTTTGCCTGTGTTAGTCCACGCTATCCACCAATTACCGAGACCGCACGGTTGCCATGCCTTAAACAGTGTCATTATCCCCACACCTACGACGTCCAATCGATTAATGACACGAGGCTATGATCCAGTTTCTATACTGTCTTATTATTTGTCGAAGCACTGGCAAATTCCGATTTTTAAAGGTGTGAGTCGTATTGACGATGTAGTGAGTCAACAAGGTCTCGATAGGCATGAGCGACAAGCAAACATTAACCATGCCTTTAAACTTGATACGACACCTGCAGTCAAACGTCTGCTACTATTTGATGATGTGGTAACAACTGGAGCGACGTTGACTGCTATTGCTAAAACCATCACCACTGTTTGTCCTGACGCAAAGATTTCAGCTCATTGCATATCTCATGGAAAATAAACTCCCATTAAGTGTAAAAATTAGGTACTATCTATTATTAACTTAATCTTAAATATAAAATAAGTTATTTGCTTTAAATAGTCTAGACTGACGAGATTATGAATTCATAGCTTTCAGTCTTAAAAAATTGCACATTCAGAGAACCTAATAAGGGCCGTAATAAATGAGGATGAGCCTGCAATTTTACTCTGATATGAAGCAGCAACAGGGAATAGGGCTGATAGAAGTATTGGTCGCATTACTGCTATTTAGCGGGGCAGCTTTAGGTTATACAGCTTTACAAACCTATGCCTTAGGCGGGGTTAATGACTCAACGATGCGTTTAAAAGCAGTCATGATACTAAACGAAACCTTAGAGCGGATGCGGGCCAATAGTCAGATAAAAGACTTTGGTTTTTATCAGCAACTATTTAATGTTAAAGCGATTCCTAAAGTTATCGATTGTCTACACAGTACAGGCTGTGATACGCAACAAGTGGCCAAGAACGATGTAGCAATTTTAAGAACTCAAGCTGAAAGGCAAGGCTTAAGAATAGGTATGATCGATTGTCCTAAAGCTAGTGACGGTATGAAATCTAAATGTCTTATTGCGG
This window contains:
- a CDS encoding ComF family protein — encoded protein: MNVTQQILQYAVPAFYQLGIWRVQYLQSVCCICHTNPAVLQKECLSNKRSFFWSFICQDCHDSINWQPEVLQHLVSVDKANNPQGQVTASPFTLDIQAAAPHTSYIRSAIIAFKYKEQVDALPVLVHAIHQLPRPHGCHALNSVIIPTPTTSNRLMTRGYDPVSILSYYLSKHWQIPIFKGVSRIDDVVSQQGLDRHERQANINHAFKLDTTPAVKRLLLFDDVVTTGATLTAIAKTITTVCPDAKISAHCISHGK
- a CDS encoding type IV pilus modification PilV family protein, with the translated sequence MSLQFYSDMKQQQGIGLIEVLVALLLFSGAALGYTALQTYALGGVNDSTMRLKAVMILNETLERMRANSQIKDFGFYQQLFNVKAIPKVIDCLHSTGCDTQQVAKNDVAILRTQAERQGLRIGMIDCPKASDGMKSKCLIAAWHHTTATYNSSNDSNHNELTGCLEADGRYIKGADCVFIESY